One Coffea arabica cultivar ET-39 chromosome 5e, Coffea Arabica ET-39 HiFi, whole genome shotgun sequence DNA segment encodes these proteins:
- the LOC113688095 gene encoding uncharacterized protein, giving the protein MYPPSTNPTLPPLKEPPAETPAEALDKITRLLTSLLPSTLSITSFTSRWQVLRSKLASLKSMLSELSDSAHWSDNLLLQSLLPNVFSTLQRVQTLCQQCSDPSFTPGKLLMQSDLDMCTGWLSKLIHDLDLLLRSGVLRQSNAIVLSHPSVNSSKEDLSLFVKDLFTRLQIGGTEFKKKALDSLVQLLSEDEKSAGLVAKDGEVSYLVSLLDMNANTFIREQAVLAVSMLASNSDQSRKCVFEEGALGPLLRIIESGSMPLKEKAAMAVECITLDAENAWAVSAYGGVSILVELCKSGSSVAQSHAIGAVRNVSTNEDIRLALADEGAIPVLLQLLVSGTASAQEKAANCVAILASSSEHFRNLLLQEKSLHRLLHCLHASSSSDTLEHILRAIYSLSGMDSAFRMLSASTTFIVQIADLIKHGNVMLQHISASLLAKLSISEGNKRAISGCMGSLVKLMESAKPDGLQEVAANALVSLLAVRSNRKDLVKDEKCLMRLVQMLDPRNDFVSKKFPIAVVAAIMASGSQGCRKRLVAAGVYGHLQKLAEMEVIGAKKALQRLSGNRLKSIFSMTWRE; this is encoded by the coding sequence ATGTATCCTCCCTCCACAAATCCCACCTTGCCGCCACTTAAAGAACCTCCGGCGGAGACTCCGGCGGAAGCCCTTGACAAAATAACGCGGCTTTTAACCAGTCTTCTTCCTTCTACACTTTCAATAACTTCCTTCACATCTAGATGGCAAGTTCTCCGGTCAAAGCTTGCTTCTCTCAAATCCATGCTCTCGGAACTTTCCGATTCGGCTCACTGGTCGGATAATCTGCTTCTGCAGTCTCTTCTTCCCAATGTTTTCTCGACTCTTCAGCGCGTTCAGACGCTCTGTCAGCAATGCTCAGACCCTTCTTTCACTCCGGGGAAGCTCCTCATGCAGTCCGACCTGGATATGTGTACTGGCTGGCTGTCGAAACTGATTCATGACCTCGACCTTTTGCTCCGGTCAGGGGTTCTCCGGCAGTCCAACGCCATTGTCCTCTCTCACCCCTCTGTCAATTCTTCTAAAGAAGATTTATCCCTCTTTGTGAAGGACCTGTTTACCCGGCTACAGATCGGCGGAACAGAGTTCAAGAAAAAAGCCCTTGATTCGTTGGTTCAGTTGCTATCCGAGGATGAAAAGTCCGCCGGATTGGTGGCAAAAGATGGGGAGGTTAGTTATTTGGTGTCGCTTCTGGATATGAATGCTAATACTTTTATTCGAGAACAGGCTGTTTTAGCCGTTTCTATGCTTGCTTCCAATAGCGATCAATCGAGAAAATGCGTATTTGAAGAGGGGGCTTTGGGCCCTTTATTGAGAATTATCGAGTCTGGATCAATGCCGTTGAAGGAGAAGGCTGCTATGGCTGTGGAGTGCATCACTTTAGATGCTGAAAATGCCTGGGCTGTTTCGGCTTATGGAGGGGTTTCTATTCTTGTAGAGTTATGTAAGTCTGGTTCTTCTGTAGCTCAGTCCCACGCAATTGGGGCTGTGAGGAATGTATCCACAAATGAGGATATTCGTTTGGCTTTGGCTGACGAAGGGGCTATACCAGTTTTATTACAATTGCTTGTTTCAGGTACTGCTTCAGCGCAAGAAAAAGCAGCTAATTGTGTTGCAATTCTTGCTTCTTCGAGCGAGCATTTTCGTAATTTGTTGTTACAAGAAAAGAGTTTGCACAGGTTGCTTCATTGCTTGCACGCATCGTCTAGTTCGGATACATTAGAACATATTTTACGGGCAATTTATTCGCTTTCTGGGATGGATTCTGCTTTTAGGATGTTATCCGCATCTACCACGTTTATTGTACAAATTGCTGATCTTATTAAGCACGGAAATGTTATGTTGCAGCATATTTCTGCTTCGTTGCTAGCAAAATTATCGATAAGTGAGGGGAATAAGAGGGCTATCAGTGGGTGTATGGGGTCTTTGGTGAAGCTGATGGAGTCAGCTAAGCCTGATGGATTGCAAGAGGTGGCTGCCAATGCATTGGTTTCACTGTTGGCCGTGAGGTCTAATAGAAAAGATTTGGTCAAGGATGAGAAGTGTCTGATGAGACTGGTTCAGATGTTGGATCCAAGAAATGATTTTGTTTCTAAGAAGTTCCCTATAGCAGTGGTGGCAGCAATTATGGCCAGTGGCAGTCAGGGCTGCCGGAAGCGGTTGGTGGCGGCTGGGGTTTATGGGCATCTTCAGAAGTTGGCTGAGATGGAGGTTATCGGAGCCAAGAAGGCCTTGCAGAGGCTCTCCGGCAACAGGCTGAAGAGTATATTCTCAATGACTTGGAGGGAATAA